The following nucleotide sequence is from Fibrobacter sp. UBA4297.
GCGACCCTTCTCGTTCAGCTCGATGCGGTTCTTTTTGCGTTCGAAGAGCGGAGCACCGATTTCGTCTTCCAGCTTCTTGAACGCGCGGCTCACCGCCGGCTGCGAAGTGTAGAGCTTGTCCGCAACGGCCGAAAGCGTCCCGTATTCCAGGAACCCGGCCAGCAATCGCAAGATGTAAGTCTCGACAAACATAAAAAGCCCCTTTTTGGGGAGAATATAATAAATCCGCTATGCGTCAAGTGAATAGTGGGGCTATTTTCACCAGTTTTCGTAGCGGTGTCCCGTATCGAGGGCGGCAATTTGCTTCATTTCGTCGTCCGTCAACTCAAAGTCGAAAATCGATATGTTTTCTGCGATGTGGTCAGGGTTCTTGGAGCCCGGAATGGCAATGTAGCCCGATTGCACATGCCAGCGCAACACCACCTGTGCGGCCGATTTCCCGTGGGCCTTCGCTATCTTTGCGACAACCTTGTTCCCCAAAACGTCTTCG
It contains:
- a CDS encoding aldo/keto reductase, with the translated sequence MRSIGISNYYTEKTAKRFFADFEIKPAVVQNENHVFYQNTDFKEYAKRYGAVVESYYPLGGRGHTEDVLGNKVVAKIAKAHGKSAAQVVLRWHVQSGYIAIPGSKNPDHIAENISIFDFELTDDEMKQIAALDTGHRYENW